A single genomic interval of Spinacia oleracea cultivar Varoflay chromosome 6, BTI_SOV_V1, whole genome shotgun sequence harbors:
- the LOC110787914 gene encoding LOW QUALITY PROTEIN: probable E3 ubiquitin ligase complex SCF subunit sconB (The sequence of the model RefSeq protein was modified relative to this genomic sequence to represent the inferred CDS: inserted 2 bases in 1 codon) produces the protein MKPKFGDNVSGRVRTTIKSVPQNVKKFCIKSSYGKPALIGGLFTSSCAHDMQCISFVFVFVFFVFVLAGAGAGIWRAWCLTVHSISHDCGAIALNYETGLSFLKGSTNGLFIACFVSLALLVGLPRYGVYVAFSPVSDNVATASADRTAKLWNTDGTLLRTFEGHLDRLARIXPSIHLRSILALEGHIKPVYGVDFSPNGYHLATGSEDNTCRIWDLRKKKSLYIIPAHSKLISQVKFEPQEGYYLVTASYDTTVKVWSSRDFKLIRTLSGHEARVTPLDVIGGLHSEECAYTSEEIDVVREQPAKCFTRKYLLLA, from the exons ATGAAACCAAAGTTTGGGGATAATGTATCCGGACGTGTTCGTACAACAATCAAGTCAGTACCTCAGAATGTAAAAAAGTTCTGTATAAAGTCCTCATATGGGAAACCAGCT CTGATTGGTGGTTTGTTTACTTCTTCATGTGCACACGATATGCAGTGTATTTCCTTTGTTTTTGTCTttgtcttttttgtttttgttctggCCGGGGCCGGGGCGGGG ATATGGAGAGCATGGTGCTTAACTGTGCATTCAATTAGCCATGATTGCGGGGCCATTGCCCTAAATTATGAGACTGGTTTGTCATTTTTGAAGGGGAGTACTAATGGTCTGTTTATTGCTTGTTTTGTTTCTTTAGCTCTGTTAGTGGGGTTGCCAAGATATGGAGTATATGTTGCATTTTCTCCTGTAAGTGACAATGTAGCAACTGCCTCAGCTGATCGTACTGCAAAGTTGTGGAACACAGATGGCACTTTATTGAGAACATTTGAAGGTCATTTAGACCGCCTAGCTCGTAT GCCTTCCATCCATCTGAGAAGTATTCTTGCTTTGGAAGGCCACATCAAACCT GTTTATGGAGTTGATTTCTCTCCTAATGGCTATCATTTGGCCACTGGTTCTGAGGATAACACTTGTCGGATTTGGGACTTGAGAAAGAAAAAGTCATTGTACATAATTCCTGCCCATTCAAAGCTTATTTCACAGGTCAAATTTGAGCCTCAGGAGGGATATTATTTGGTCACTGCTTCATATGATACAACTGTTAAG GTATGGTCATCTCGAGACTTCAAGCTTATCAGGACATTGTCAGGACATGAAGCAAGAGTTACACCCTTAGATGTCATAGGAG gtctacactccgaggaatgcgcctatactagtgaggaaattgatgtggttcgtgagcaaccGGCTAAGTGTTTTACCCGCAAGTATTTACTATTGGcttga